The genomic DNA GTTTCTGTGGTCGAGAGGTAAGAAGCCAGGCTGTCTTTCTGAGTTGGGACTGGTGGAGTTGTTTTGGGAGATTCACAAGTTTTGCACCTTTTAAGATTTGGTAAGCGGTTTGAGTATTGTTGCCCATCTTGATGAATACCAGCCTTTAATCAGATTTCTTTGAGAGTATCTTAACAGCCCTCATCAACTTCACATTATACTGAACTTCAGAAAATCCCTCAAGTACAACCAGTTTCCTCATTAAGACAATGAACTGAACTTGTGATGTTCTGTCTTTAgttcatgatgatgatgatgcgtGCAGCCGTGGGTCTCTGGGTCCTATCAGCGGTGATCAGCGCCGGCAGCGTCTCCCTGGTGAACAAAGCAAACCGGGAGTTTTCCTTCCGCCTCTACAGGAAGCTAGCAGCTCAGGCTGACTCACAGGGAAAGAACATCTTCTTCTCCCCGTTCTGCGTGTCCACCGCCTTGGCTGCGTTGTCCGTGGGAGCGCAGGGGAAGACGCTCCGCCAGCTTTTTACTGGTCTGGGCTTCAGCAACTCCCTGACCCAGAAAGATGTGAACCAGGCCTTCCAGACGCTCCTCCAGGGGGCCGAAAACCCATCCCAGGGGGACTCCAGCAAAGGGACCGCCGTGTTCGTGGACAACCGCTTCAAGCCAAAGCCAGAGTTCCTGCAGACCCTGAAGCAGTCTTACTTCACAGAGGGGTTCAACGTGGACTTCACCAGAACCACAGAAAGTGCTGATACCATCAATAAGTACGTGGGGGAGAAGACCAACGGGAAGATAGACAAACTGGTGGAAAGCCTGGATCCGACCACCGTCATTTATCTCCTCAGCTACATCTACTACAAAGGTAAGGTCCTGGGGATGAGATCTAGTCAGTCCGTGA from Etheostoma cragini isolate CJK2018 unplaced genomic scaffold, CSU_Ecrag_1.0 ScbMSFa_1496, whole genome shotgun sequence includes the following:
- the LOC117939947 gene encoding alpha-1-antitrypsin-like protein CM55-ST isoform X1 codes for the protein MMMMMRAAVGLWVLSAVISAGSVSLVNKANREFSFRLYRKLAAQADSQGKNIFFSPFCVSTALAALSVGAQGKTLRQLFTGLGFSNSLTQKDVNQAFQTLLQGAENPSQGDSSKGTAVFVDNRFKPKPEFLQTLKQSYFTEGFNVDFTRTTESADTINKYVGEKTNGKIDKLVESLDPTTVIYLLSYIYYKGTWATQFDPNLTEEDDFHVDENTKVQISVFIQKI
- the LOC117939947 gene encoding alpha-1-antitrypsin-like protein CM55-ST isoform X2, which codes for MMMMMRAAVGLWVLSAVISAGSVSLVNKANREFSFRLYRKLAAQADSQGKNIFFSPFCVSTALAALSVGAQGKTLRQLFTGLGFSNSLTQKDVNQAFQTLLQGAENPSQGDSSKGTAVFVDNRFKPKPEFLQTLKQSYFTEGFNVDFTRTTESADTINKYVGEKTNGKIDKLVESLDPTTVIYLLSYIYYKGKWATQFDPNLTEEDDFHVDENTKVQISVFIQKI